From the genome of Psychroserpens ponticola, one region includes:
- a CDS encoding T9SS type A sorting domain-containing protein, translated as MKQQQKHFIKLIFLFAIGINYNSYSQQPIAECQEDFHGVGEVDKECDETIIVTSTSSEGPEGTIFYGLIYSRYNSVKYIPGYSKVRLVPYDNTEGSRAGGRTKSGTGGKPVGGGRYSNPNLVNTKVLLSDLKIYPNPVSSKLSITYTASNLNSYEVYSIEGRLLVTKDLDGSNNYSINLSQLSSGLHLLKLYSKNGEVINKHIIKQ; from the coding sequence ATGAAACAACAACAAAAACACTTTATCAAACTCATTTTCTTATTTGCAATAGGCATTAATTACAATTCTTACTCTCAACAACCCATTGCAGAATGTCAGGAAGACTTTCATGGTGTTGGCGAAGTAGATAAAGAATGTGATGAAACAATAATTGTTACATCCACTTCATCTGAAGGTCCAGAAGGCACAATTTTTTATGGCTTAATTTACTCTAGGTACAATTCGGTAAAGTACATACCTGGATATTCAAAAGTTAGACTTGTACCATACGATAATACTGAAGGAAGTAGAGCTGGAGGTCGAACAAAATCAGGAACTGGAGGTAAACCAGTAGGTGGAGGAAGATATTCAAATCCAAACCTTGTTAATACAAAGGTATTACTTAGTGATCTTAAGATTTATCCCAATCCAGTATCTTCTAAACTGTCAATTACTTATACAGCCTCAAATTTAAATAGCTACGAAGTATACAGCATTGAAGGGCGACTTTTAGTAACAAAAGATCTTGATGGATCTAATAATTATAGTATAAATCTAAGTCAACTCAGTTCTGGATTACATCTCCTAAAATTATACAGTAAAAATGGAGAAGTTATCAATAAACATATCATTAAACAATAA